The following are encoded in a window of Phreatobacter oligotrophus genomic DNA:
- a CDS encoding sarcosine oxidase subunit gamma family protein produces MIEDVSLRGLASVVLAAPAPFGAVRRGNATYVTTQPDQTLVVGDPGAMLDLQALDGPVTDLTGSRAILRVSGPAWREALSAVLPIDLHPSAFGPGAAAATYAAHLSMLVWRADAAEAVEIAVYRSFAGALLHAVEAAAAPHGYVTR; encoded by the coding sequence GTGATCGAAGACGTCTCCCTGCGCGGACTGGCCTCTGTCGTGCTCGCGGCCCCGGCGCCTTTCGGCGCGGTCCGGCGGGGGAACGCCACCTATGTCACGACCCAGCCGGACCAGACGCTGGTGGTCGGCGACCCTGGCGCCATGCTGGATCTCCAGGCTTTGGATGGTCCGGTCACCGACCTTACCGGATCGCGCGCCATTCTGCGTGTGTCCGGTCCGGCCTGGCGTGAGGCTCTTTCGGCCGTTCTGCCGATCGACCTGCATCCGAGCGCGTTTGGTCCCGGCGCGGCGGCTGCCACCTATGCGGCGCATCTGTCGATGCTGGTCTGGCGCGCCGACGCAGCCGAGGCCGTGGAGATCGCGGTGTACCGGTCCTTTGCCGGGGCGCTGCTCCATGCCGTGGAGGCTGCGGCAGCCCCTCATGGCTATGTGACGCGCTAG
- a CDS encoding GntR family transcriptional regulator, translating into MFDRVRQAIIAGELRPNEPLIEADIAERLGVSRTPVRESLQRLAAAGLIVPRKRGWAVREFSLEDLTLNAEVRAALEGFAAGLAAQRATADDLAQLFAIHAERLALDPQDEKARVRTNRAFHDAVIAAARNPKLVDAIDATGLFYFNGDVVRMSSAEQMAQGNADHALILEALAARDATAAERHMRAHIERTTRIIRSR; encoded by the coding sequence GTGTTCGATCGCGTCCGGCAGGCGATCATTGCGGGCGAGTTGCGTCCCAATGAGCCGCTGATCGAGGCCGATATCGCCGAACGCCTCGGTGTCAGCCGTACGCCGGTGCGCGAGAGCCTGCAGAGGCTGGCGGCCGCCGGGTTGATCGTCCCGCGCAAGCGTGGCTGGGCGGTTCGGGAGTTCTCGCTTGAGGACCTCACCCTGAATGCGGAGGTTCGCGCCGCGCTGGAGGGCTTCGCCGCGGGATTGGCGGCCCAACGCGCCACGGCCGACGACCTCGCGCAGCTGTTCGCCATCCATGCGGAGCGTCTGGCGCTGGATCCGCAGGACGAGAAGGCCCGCGTGCGCACCAACCGGGCCTTCCACGACGCGGTCATCGCCGCGGCCCGCAATCCGAAGCTGGTCGACGCGATCGACGCGACGGGCCTGTTCTACTTCAACGGCGACGTGGTGCGCATGTCGTCGGCCGAGCAGATGGCGCAGGGCAATGCCGACCATGCCCTGATCCTCGAGGCCCTGGCGGCAAGGGACGCGACCGCGGCGGAGCGCCATATGCGGGCCCATATCGAACGGACGACGCGGATCATCCGCAGCCGCTGA